In the genome of Hydractinia symbiolongicarpus strain clone_291-10 chromosome 5, HSymV2.1, whole genome shotgun sequence, one region contains:
- the LOC130645382 gene encoding sprouty-related, EVH1 domain-containing protein 2-like: MGELRTVRADEHFGLTRPYCQDKEYVNIHHIQPCKINGKTNRLNTLLDPYSIYDDDSDQDINFIVPAGKLNLARFQRAFSEMNSLNDKVKDRTIPPCPNKRRNTELRGKFVPSSGDYCHLSADAKIPETSKTNSFCNHHINIKKENLQKFAAKLVTSDAPTDNTQHCVHSFERRGNCPRDSCVEFEFDNKKYKSKLKKNHKKIDNIIDCCTCMVCVKAVRYHWTSDDIGDEYIEPCSCTGTPKKVAGRWFCMGLLALFLPCLFCYLPAKLCRSACCECSTNRSKFKDETRVLYRKDNNANHTNL, translated from the coding sequence aTGGGTGAGCTTAGAACGGTTAGAGCAGATGAACATTTTGGTTTAACAAGACCGTATTGTCAAGATAAAGAATACGTAAATATTCATCACATCCAACCCTGTAAAATTAACGGGAAGACAAATAGACTCAATACATTATTGGATCCATATTCGATTTACGATGACGATTCCGACCAAGatattaattttattgttcCAGCAGGAAAATTAAACTTAGCTCGTTTTCAAAGAGCTTTTAGCGAAATGAACAGTTTAAACGACAAGGTTAAAGACCGCACGATACCTCCGTGTCCGAACAAAAGACGAAATACGGAACTGAGAGGAAAATTCGTACCGAGCAGTGGCGATTATTGTCATTTAAGTGCGGATGCAAAAATACCCGAAACGAgcaaaacaaattctttttgtaACCATCAcataaatatcaaaaaagaaaatttacaaaaatttgccGCTAAACTTGTAACATCCGATGCACCTACAGACAATACGCAACACTGCGTTCATTCATTTGAACGTCGTGGAAACTGTCCGCGAGATTCGTGCGTGGAATTCGAATtcgataataaaaaatataaatcaaagctaaagaaaaatcataaaaaaatagaCAATATTATAGATTGTTGTACTTGCATGGTTTGCGTCAAAGCCGTAAGATATCATTGGACATCAGACGATATCGGTGATGAGTACATCGAACCGTGTTCATGCACCGGTACGCCTAAAAAAGTCGCCGGAAGGTGGTTTTGTATGGGACTTCTAGCATTATTCCTACCGTGTCTATTTTGTTATCTTCCTGCTAAACTTTGCCGCAGCGCTTGCTGTGAGTGCTCCACGAACAGATCGAAATTTAAAGACGAAACACGTGTGTTGTACAGAAAAGACAACAACGCGAACCACACGAATTTATAG
- the LOC130645380 gene encoding coiled-coil domain-containing protein 149-like, which yields MTLARNDQDWAVLLNEYNICKKKLESKREGLKILLKELEESQIEQDRYKNKITQLQTELQDIKEVLQGCWKDDGSLTIEFGGSDDKKIKSLSNLLQFSRDENLRLQHDLDNLRLLYGESQRDNQLLRAALSKHEAQKRVGLHDKHDKEKLIFQLEEALSKITVLEQELQLRGDEKKELEEERTSFQDKNSRLNAELNYILHNDDKRIVDIDAMVLENQYLKEVVKQYKEEKSMALGTAARYKEALRQRQHSPPNKNTLSCLDLASPTRNQHHEGFFSRSFDHNTVSDLQRVNKAITEKLSEKDVALKHQRNTNRVLGTRVSELEKKLKTLEISGLWSHEQRVPRNLPEMTQVAIQPIVVGSTRILQPEKTEDQHNSNNNNSDYKSDESRDNVALSSLSSNSETIKSKDGLTHADSTVVQAASTLHPSNAKLNDVTHNGEVKAIQNGLKDQNS from the exons ATGACGTTAGCTAGAAATGATCAAGACTGGGCTGTTTTATTAAATGAG taCAACATCTGCAAGAAAAAATTAGAGAGCAAGCGAGAAGGGTTGAAGATTCTTTTGAAAGAACTAGAGGAATCCCAAATTGAACAAGatagatataaaaataaaatcacacaGTTG CAAACAGAGTTACAAGACATAAAAGAAGTTCTACAGGGTTGTTGGAAAGATGATGGAAGTTTGACAATAGAGTTTGGCGGAAGTGATGACAAGAAAATAAAG AGTTTGAGCAATTTGCTTCAATTCTCTCGGGATGAAAACTTGAGGCTTCAGCATGATTTGGATAATTTACGGCTGTTATATGGAGAATCACAACGAGACAATCAGTTGCTTCGAGCAGCCTTATCGAAACATGAAGCGCAAAAACGAGTTGGATTACACGACAAGCAcgataaagaaaaattaatattcCAATTGGAAGAAGCACTTTCTAAA aTAACCGTTTTGGAACAAGAGCTGCAATTAAGGGGCGACGAAAAGAAAGAATTAGAAGAAGAA AGAACATCATTTCAAGATAAAAATTCACGTTTAAATGCAGAGCTGAATTACATTTTACATAATGATGACAAAAGAATAGTGGACATTGATGCAATGGTACTCGAGAATCA GTACCTCAAGGAAGTTGTAAAGCAATACAAAGAAGAGAAATCAATGGCGTTAGGTACTGCTGCTCGTTATAAAGAGGCGTTGCGACAAAGACAACACTCTCCACCAAATAAAAATACACTGTCATGTCTGGATCTGGCATCGCCTACTAGAA atCAGCACCATGAAGGCTTCTTCTCAAGATCGTTTGATCATAATACAGTCTCAGATTTACAGCGTGTAAACAAAGCCATAACTGAAAAGCTCTCCGAGAAAGACGTCGCGTTGAAACATCAAAGAAATACAAATAG GGTACTTGGTACACGTGTGTCAGAGcttgaaaagaaattaaaaacgcTTGAAATATCTGGTCTATGGTCACACG AGCAACGTGTGCCTCGAAATCTCCCTGAGATGACTCAAGTGGCTATCCAACCAATTGTAGTTGGATCCACTAGGATTCTTCAACCAGAAAAAACAGAGGATCAACAtaatagcaacaacaacaacagtgaTTACAAAAGTGACGAGAGTAGAGACAATGTAGCACTTTCATCGCTCTCTTCAAATAGTGAAACTATTAAAAGTAAAGACGGACTGACTCATGCTGACTCGACTGTCGTTCAAGCGGCTAGCACGTTGCATCCTTCTAATGCAAAGCTTAATGATGTTACACATAATGGAGAAGttaaagcaattcaaaatgGACTGAAAGATCAAAATAGCTAG